The following coding sequences are from one Synergistaceae bacterium window:
- the larC gene encoding nickel pincer cofactor biosynthesis protein LarC has product MKTLYLDCFAGIAGDMFIGALLNIVPSHKILIDGLNKLTGLNPSEYELIIENAAKNGIAGINFDVKLNHEHEHHHEHDHEHHHGRNLADIEKIIISSTLNERIKRESLRAFSLLANAEANVHGTTPDKIHFHEVGAVDSIIDIVGSFILIDSLNWPRVICSNINVGSGTVKCAHGILPVPAPATEYLLHGLPVFSNGSPMERTTPTGALLVKILADGFGNIPPGKITASGYGLGNNDSPDMPNVLRALLIDSDIKNDSDFIQEKLSLLECNIDDMNPQDYEIVSEKLFNTQALDVWTENIYMKKSRPGVKFCCLCEPYNASKLAKIILTHTTSQGVRISELDRLRLNWHIEEINTSLGKIRVKITSLNGENLRKIPEYEDVKSLALKLGRPMWEIRKIIYSSL; this is encoded by the coding sequence GTGAAAACTTTATATCTTGATTGCTTTGCAGGAATTGCGGGCGATATGTTCATCGGGGCATTATTAAACATTGTCCCGAGTCATAAAATTTTAATTGACGGACTCAATAAATTAACGGGCTTAAATCCCAGCGAGTACGAGCTAATAATCGAGAACGCGGCAAAAAACGGAATCGCAGGCATAAATTTTGACGTGAAATTAAATCATGAACATGAACATCATCACGAACACGATCACGAACATCATCACGGCCGGAATTTAGCAGATATAGAAAAAATTATCATATCAAGCACTCTGAATGAAAGAATAAAGCGTGAATCTCTGCGGGCTTTCTCTTTACTGGCAAATGCAGAAGCTAACGTACACGGAACTACACCCGATAAAATTCACTTTCACGAGGTCGGAGCGGTTGACTCAATAATTGATATAGTAGGCTCGTTTATATTAATTGACTCGTTGAACTGGCCGCGCGTTATATGCTCAAATATAAATGTAGGTTCGGGAACTGTGAAGTGCGCACATGGAATTTTGCCCGTTCCTGCTCCTGCGACTGAGTATTTATTACACGGTTTGCCGGTTTTCTCTAATGGGTCGCCTATGGAACGAACGACTCCGACTGGTGCATTACTCGTTAAGATTCTTGCTGACGGATTCGGGAATATTCCGCCCGGAAAAATTACAGCTTCAGGCTACGGACTCGGAAATAATGACTCGCCCGATATGCCGAACGTTTTGCGCGCGTTATTGATAGACTCTGACATTAAGAATGACAGCGATTTCATACAAGAGAAATTATCTTTGCTTGAATGTAATATTGACGACATGAATCCTCAAGATTATGAAATAGTCTCAGAGAAATTATTTAATACTCAAGCTCTCGACGTTTGGACTGAAAATATTTACATGAAGAAGTCGCGCCCCGGTGTAAAATTTTGCTGTCTCTGTGAACCCTATAACGCAAGCAAACTCGCAAAAATAATTTTGACTCATACTACTTCACAGGGCGTAAGAATCAGCGAACTTGATAGACTGCGCTTAAACTGGCATATTGAAGAAATTAATACTTCACTGGGCAAAATCAGAGTCAAGATTACAAGCTTAAACGGTGAAAATTTACGCAAAATCCCCGAATATGAAGACGTTAAGAGTCTTGCTTTAAAACTTGGCCGGCCCATGTGGGAGATTCGCAAAATTATTTATTCAAGCCTGTAA
- a CDS encoding 2-phosphosulfolactate phosphatase, which yields MYEADLIFSCGENNYLPVVDVWIVIDVLRATTVMTRWFELGGGALYPVKTPDEARVLTYELTEQNLKPLLMGEVNGIPPEGFNLGNSPVDLNLGLIREHNCGVMSTTNGTVALLEAASSGSPVIAASLRNYAACLDYALTLGNNIGFLCSGRKKRPSWEDTLCAGAILKLLQSRGELLTTDSAKIAMLLWQNRGDNLEKFIMNSTHAQYLEKIGYLDDIAFSSQCNVSTVVPVLTIDKDSRNILRSVSGNSQPYDHKIDSQEIKPDPVKSPDPFEELLSYTKKPAQYFFIGRKEK from the coding sequence ATGTACGAGGCTGATTTAATATTTTCATGCGGCGAGAATAATTATTTGCCCGTTGTCGATGTCTGGATAGTTATAGATGTCCTGCGCGCTACAACTGTAATGACTCGCTGGTTCGAACTGGGAGGCGGTGCACTTTATCCCGTGAAGACTCCCGATGAAGCAAGAGTCTTGACATATGAACTCACCGAACAGAATTTAAAGCCGCTATTAATGGGAGAAGTAAACGGGATTCCTCCTGAAGGTTTTAATCTGGGTAATTCTCCGGTTGATTTAAATCTGGGCTTGATTCGTGAACATAACTGCGGGGTAATGTCAACGACAAACGGGACAGTAGCATTATTAGAAGCTGCATCTTCAGGGAGTCCTGTTATTGCTGCGAGTTTAAGAAATTATGCGGCCTGCTTAGATTATGCTTTGACTTTAGGGAATAATATAGGCTTTCTATGTTCAGGACGTAAAAAGCGGCCTTCATGGGAAGATACTTTGTGTGCAGGGGCAATCTTGAAATTATTGCAGAGTCGCGGCGAACTGTTGACTACTGACAGCGCAAAAATTGCCATGTTATTATGGCAGAACAGGGGCGACAACCTCGAAAAATTTATAATGAACTCGACTCACGCGCAATATTTGGAAAAAATCGGCTATCTTGATGATATAGCTTTCTCTAGTCAGTGCAACGTCTCTACAGTTGTCCCAGTTTTGACTATTGATAAGGATTCAAGAAATATCTTGCGCAGCGTATCAGGAAATTCACAGCCCTATGATCACAAAATTGACTCGCAGGAAATCAAGCCCGACCCAGTGAAAAGCCCTGACCCATTCGAAGAGTTATTATCATATACTAAGAAACCGGCGCAGTATTTTTTTATAGGCAGGAAGGAGAAATAA
- a CDS encoding proline--tRNA ligase encodes MARNITPRSENYSQWYLDVIKAAELADYAPVRGCMVIRPTGYAIWENIQAKLDAAFKKTGHVNAYFPVLIPSSFFQKEAEHVEGFAPELAMVTHAGGEKLEEPYAVRPTSETVIGYMYSKWIQSWRDLPVLINQWCNVMRWEKRPRLFLRTSEFLWQEGHTAHETQEEAREETLKMLGVYRDVIENELAVPVIAGEKTAGERFPGAVDTFTCEAMMSDSKALQAGTSHFLGQNFAKAFDIQYQNREGELAYCWTTSWGVSTRLIGALIMTHSDDDGLIIPPRIAPVKAVILPISKDESIAANKILPIAKELASKLDDSLGGMYTKVDTDFHTRPGDRFFTHLQKGVPLRLELGEKDLAAGTVRLVRRDTGEKFDVKSENVIDTVKKLLDDIQANLFTRAKTFRENNTHDAANYDELKEIINTKGGFVRAYFGGSIEDEKRIKDETGGATPRVILPGDNRGKCFITGNDNARLTIFAKAY; translated from the coding sequence TTGGCACGAAATATTACACCTAGAAGCGAAAATTATTCACAATGGTATTTGGACGTAATCAAGGCCGCCGAACTCGCAGATTATGCACCAGTCCGGGGCTGTATGGTAATTCGTCCTACAGGTTATGCAATATGGGAGAATATACAAGCAAAGTTAGACGCTGCTTTTAAGAAAACTGGACATGTGAACGCATATTTTCCGGTTTTGATTCCTAGTTCATTTTTCCAGAAAGAGGCCGAACACGTTGAAGGCTTTGCACCTGAATTAGCAATGGTAACTCACGCGGGCGGTGAAAAGCTCGAAGAACCCTATGCAGTCAGACCGACTTCTGAGACTGTAATAGGCTATATGTATTCAAAATGGATTCAATCATGGCGTGATTTGCCGGTTTTAATAAATCAATGGTGCAACGTCATGCGCTGGGAGAAGAGGCCAAGATTATTTTTGCGGACTAGTGAATTTCTTTGGCAGGAAGGACACACAGCACACGAGACTCAAGAAGAGGCACGAGAAGAGACTCTAAAAATGTTAGGCGTTTATCGTGATGTTATAGAAAATGAGTTAGCAGTGCCCGTTATAGCAGGTGAGAAGACTGCGGGCGAAAGATTCCCCGGTGCTGTTGATACTTTTACATGTGAGGCAATGATGAGCGACTCTAAAGCTCTTCAGGCAGGGACGAGTCATTTTCTCGGTCAAAATTTTGCTAAGGCCTTTGACATTCAATATCAGAACAGGGAAGGCGAGCTTGCTTACTGCTGGACTACGAGCTGGGGAGTCTCGACTCGTTTAATAGGAGCGTTAATAATGACTCATTCTGACGATGACGGATTAATTATTCCGCCCAGAATCGCACCCGTTAAAGCCGTTATTTTGCCGATTTCCAAAGATGAAAGCATTGCAGCTAATAAAATTTTGCCGATTGCTAAAGAACTCGCCTCAAAACTTGACGACTCACTCGGCGGAATGTATACAAAAGTTGATACAGATTTTCACACTAGACCCGGCGATAGATTTTTCACGCACTTACAAAAGGGAGTCCCACTTAGGCTCGAACTTGGAGAAAAAGATTTAGCAGCGGGAACAGTGAGACTTGTTAGACGAGATACAGGCGAAAAATTTGACGTTAAATCTGAAAATGTAATAGACACGGTTAAAAAATTACTTGATGACATTCAGGCGAATTTATTCACACGCGCAAAAACTTTCAGAGAAAATAATACACATGACGCGGCGAATTATGACGAACTCAAGGAAATTATTAATACTAAGGGCGGCTTTGTCCGTGCATATTTCGGAGGCAGCATTGAAGACGAAAAGCGCATTAAGGACGAAACGGGCGGGGCGACTCCTCGTGTTATTTTGCCGGGTGATAATCGGGGCAAGTGCTTTATTACTGGCAATGATAACGCAAGATTAACTATTTTTGCGAAGGCTTATTAA